CAATAGCAGCCGGAGGCCAGGGAGGGAAGCGCCGGCTTCCGATGTGCCGATGTGGCGGGTGAGTTAAGACAAATAGATCACATGCAGATCGTTTCATATTTTCGCCGAAGACCGGTTCCTGCTCCCGCGACGGCTAGAAGCCCCCGAAACCCGAGATGCATCGCGCCATGGAGATAGAGTTccggtgtggtaacattttatctCGGGAGTAATCGCTCCGAATCTCACGTGCGTGAGAAAATTAATTCAGGTCGATTGCAATCTcttaaaaagtaaacaattttattgacAAGATAGATCACTGATGCTTCCAAGATTGAAATTGCATGGCAAAATACAACAGCTGCAGCACCTTAGGTCAGCTTTCAAGCATACCATACGGCGCAACAAgcaagtaaataaaacaacaacatcgaaaTTGAATCAGACTTACCTGAACTCTTTGATCTGCTTGTCCGGTTGGAAGTAAATCGTACATCCTGAGGTTggttccttttcgtttgctgcctcgTGCAAGGCAAGGTACGTCACTGGCACTGTAACACATCGAATTTGTTTGATACAATTTGATTTATCTCTCTTCCTTCCCGATCTCACGACGAAAGTTTACTTGAACATCGGTACGTTTTGCAGCATTGCGGCCTGAAGAGAACCGGCACTGCTTGCGGATAGTGCGACAGCCAGCGCCTCGGGCTGACATCAAACGGTTGTGTCTCCGAAAAACTTGCCCGAACTATTGAAAATCGAATGCATGTTAACTTCACGTCCATCGTCGACGTCGACGTGATGACAAGTCCGCCAAGCTGATGCGGATTTTACAACGCAACCGGTATGGAACTTTGGAACACAAATTGTCAGCAACAATTTGGTTTATTATTTCACTGGGGTAGAGTGAAAAGAAGCTGCTTCGTCTGAGCGTTTGTCAACAACCGTCGAGTTCAGGTCGATATGAGAGGCAAAACCGGAGGGAAGCTGAGGTCGAGCCCCGAATGGGCAAGTAAACCCCTGCCACCGTTGAAACTAGACTTCGCGAAAAACGCAGATAACATCGCCCAACCGGCGGAGAGTGTATCCGTGGCCCAAAGCTGGCCTGATAAGATGGTTATTATTATTCACAGGCACGCGCCAAGGTTTCGCCGAACGTCGAGAAAGTCCTATCCCTAGGTCTTGGTGGTGGGATAGAACCGACTGATCACTATCGGTACTTTTTCGACAATCAACCGCTCTCAGGCACGTCGAAACGGAGACAGTTAGATGGTTTGTCAACAAAGTGATGAGGTTTTAACCCGAACAAGCGCACGGAACGGCACCGATCTGGGATCGATAGTAATGGAtacatgataaaataaaattccacGCGGCAGACAACTCGGATGCTCCGGCAGTGGCGGGGGGGAGCTTCGAACGGCCGGTTGCACCGAACGAACAAGCAACACCTGTCACTCACAATTGACAGGCTGCCCCAACCGTCGGTTGGATCCTCTTGAAAGCGCCACTGCGGATGATGGTATTGGGCCACTTGATGCGGTGCGATTCCGGCCGACCGATTGTTCAACGAGCTGCACGTCAAACGCAACCACTCGCACAAGTGTTCCACACGCACCCAAGTGCCAGCCTCGCAGGACATCCGCACTGCATTACGTTCGCCACAGCCATAGTGCGGAGTTAATGTGTGTGAAAGGTCCCACCAGCCCATTGGCAATTTGGTACGGATAAAGCTTGACAATGCAAACACTATAAAAAACAGGCAACTAAAACTGCTTCGTCCAGCTGGGAAGCGGACCCATTGGATCTTCGGTTTGTACTAATCAGCTCCAATCGGGTGACTTCGAGCCGACGGTGAAGGTAAACCACCAAGAAACGGCATGTGCACGGATGTGTATTGTTAATTGCTTTCATCGATAGCACGGTGTCGCGTACCAACAGAAATAAAccgagaagagagagagagagagtattCCCACACCCAAAGGAAGAAACAGCAAGATGAGGTAAAGCTATCGGAGCGTGGCGGTTCGTGCAGTGTCCGAACCCGAGAAACCTGGAGTTGCGTTGGTGACAGCAACGGCAAACCCGCCATATGATACGGCGGAAGGATGAGGCAGCTTCCGTTACGCTTAAACCTCAGGGGCACGGGGTTTGTGCGGTCACCTAGCATCGGGCAATCCCACTTCCCAGCTCGCCGGTGGCTTTGTCCGCCTCCGTAGCTTACGCAGGCATTACCGGTGTCCGAGGCGGTGTTAGAAATGAAACCATCCATGGCAGCGTTGCCATGTGTTCGTTGCATTCGCGTCATAATAACGGCTGTTAATTAACTGTTACTCCGGGCACCTTCTGGGTGGACGCCGCATCCGCTTTCCGTTCCGGACATTCCGTCCGGCGGGCGAGACCAATCCCCACGCGACCGAAATCAGATTAGCTGCAACATCCGGTAATGTGGTTGTTTCGAGCCAACGAGCCTGCGAAGGCATACGAAACGTGGATGGCCTTGGAACCGTATCAAGATGTCTGTCTAATTGGCCATGCTGCAACATTTAGGACCTCTCTTGCAAGGGGTTTTGTAGTTAAGTTCTTTACAGCCTCTAGTAGGAGAGCGTACCATCACCAGGGTCTCAAACGACTAATGGAACGTAGAACAATGAAATTATTGTCCTTTACAGACGATGTTCCGCAACACATACATAGCTTTCATCAATAGGGTAAGGTTTTTAACATAGTATTACTTCAAGCAAGCCGACGCAATACCACCAGCAATTTCCTTGCCTTCGTTAAATACATGACCTTAGTGCGatggcgaaaaagaaaacggaaaaataatgccgcataatgtttttattcaaaatgtttTGCTAACTTCAATTCCAGCTTAACCAACCTTCGGCGATGGACATCGAACAGAATGGATGCCGTTCATCCGATCCCAACATGCACGCGACGGGCCGCTGGCTTTATTTGGGACCATTTTGACGTCCCTGGTGCGGACGGAACAGACCGAAGTTTAGCCAGTACTGTGGTCTACCGCCACGTTCCTCCTTGCCCTGGGAGTACTCTGGCGTAGAACGATGGATGTCATTGCATGGTGAGAGGGGGTTGAGTTTGAATTGCCGGATACAAAAAAGGGCATACCTTTGTCAATGAGCATGTCGGCCAGCTTCTTCACGTTGAGCCGCCCAACAACGTCGACGGTGGTTCCGTCCGCTCCGGCTCCGGTCGACTTTTGCTCGGACATTGATGTGTTATGAAGAAATCACACAACTGAATGAATCGATCACCGAAACAACACCACCGTCACGTTAGAAGCCACTAGAAATGAAATGAACCCGACGGATCGACCGGTGCGCTCCACAACCCGCAGGGCGTACACGGATTTTACATCTGCTTGGCGCGAGGCCACCGCAACCCGACCCACATTCGATTCGCATGCCGTTCGAGTGGTGGCCATAAGATCCTACCCTCACGCGACAAAAACTGAGTGACCGAAACCTGTAGTGCACCATCCAAGTGCATGTGCAATGCCGCAAAGGGTATTGTGTTAGTTTTCCAGTCTAGACGCAACGCGCCCACATGGGCTTGCTGCCCATCCGCCACATATATCCGCGTGTCAGCATCCGCGATGCCcaacgaaaaaccaaaccgcTATTAATAGGTTTGACTGTTTTCCGCGCTAGACAGAGcatgattttaaattaacaaaacaaaaccgaacagCAATCGCTATTGCTCGAACAAGCTGTGTTTTTTCTAGCGCAACGGCCATTGCAGGGAGTGCCTCGAAGGGCAACCGAGCAAGTCGGTTTGCGAAATTTGATCGTATATTTCCGCACCGCACGGAGCGCATATGTCTATTTCTATCGCCTAAAGTGTGTtacaataaatatatttttccccATCGAGGGCAAACCATACCCCTGCCATTCGTTGTTCGCTTTCCCGCCGCTTGGTTGTAGAAAATCTTCACGCATCACAGCTACTTCTTCTCGTTTGATTCATAATCAAGGAAATCTGTTTTTATTCCATATCGATCCTTACATTCGTTAGAAAGTATCCAGCGCTCGCTCGTTTTATATTCACATTTCCTTTCGATGACTGTCGCCGCAAATTGAATTGTAGGAAAAACCTATTGTTTAGGAGATTGGTAGCAAGTAAATCAACCGATCATGTGCATACGCAAGACTAAGAAACCTCGCTGCTGAGTGTTTGCAACAGAATCAGCTTCATATCTCCAACCTAGgcatacatttatttttaatgttagtCTGCTGCAAGATTAGTTTGTTCCTAACTTTCTTGTTCGCATGCAAAAGAAGTGGATGCTTTAAATGTAATAATTGCAAAGGGTTGCACGTAAGCTCAATATATAATTCTTCTTTTCGGTTTTAgtacctttttcttctcttcttggcgtaacgacctcttggtcatgcctgcccgttaagggcttacgagacttgtttccctgttgtacgtggatagtcagtcctctcgtacagcggagggtccggtctcggttgggattcgaaccctttTAGTACCTACATTCGTTCGAAAGTATCGACATTTATCACTTGTCCTTTAACTGAATGCTGACAGTGTACTGTTTGAAAGTTtgagtttgaaaaaaaaaaaaaataacgcgCAACAGTTTTCGACAAATTGGGCCGGCGATGGACtacataaatcataaataaaagtaaaacaatataGATTCTCTCACTTTCTTGCCTCTCGCACTTCATCGCTGTAGGTAATTGGTAATTCCAACGGGTTGCTGGATATCCGAACCTTATCCGGAATTCGCGCACTTAAACAAATCCATTAGAGCACATGCAACAGATCAATTGCTTTGACTGTGATAAGAATGAACTTATAACCTTAACCTATATAGGTGGATAAATTCTCTCTTCGATTTTGATCGGGATCTGTTCCGTCCAACAAAGGCAAATGATTATTCGAGCTAGCAACGGACGCGATTGCAGGTTCCTTCTTCACCAGCACCGGAGCATTTAACGCAATTTAACAGCTAAATCTtcgattcaaatgaaaatattgatggaaaagaaaaactatgtAAAACGGTGCAAGATGAGATCATTAAGATAATTTTGTGTTTGCCATTGCCAAGCGCATGCATGTGCTGTAAGCTGCCACGGTTCCGCTCTAGCAGCACCAGTctgtgtttttctcttcctcgCCACGGTCACGACCTCTCTGCTAAGTAACGAAAATATGCAAAGCATCTGCGTCGAGAGCATCGTTCCGCAGCAAAGCGTGTTCTGCCGCATCCCTTCACCTACGCTAAATTTACGCTTAACTCAACATATCGTGGAATGCACCAGATGCACTTCCAGATGCACTAGCGGCTACGTtcagttttcttgttttagtttggtattgttgcataaattaaatttttgttttcgctatCAAGCGGCTTGCTTTTCTTGCCATTTTTTggtgagtttttgttttgtctttttcaTTCGCTTTTACCGCTCTTCCATGGCAAAACGAACCAAGAGCGTAAAgaaatgcatttaaaaaatctaacAACAAAATTTAACTGCCATAGCTAATGCTCGTGTAGGTAATCCAAAGAATATATATTATGATGCTAACggtaataatgataataataattaggaagataataataattaaggAAATAGTAATTTTAATATTGATAATCACACTAATCGTAGAATGCATGCACCTCTAAGCAGGTTCGAACACTGTGAaccgtgtctgtgtgtgtgtgcttgcagCGCAATCCGCAAAATGGAATGTTTTTCAAGTGATATAGGAACGGGCCCTATATGTTAAGATCATTTTGGCATCACATCTCGCTGTGCACATTCTTGCTATGCTTAACGAACTgcatttgatttcatttggtCCGCTAATCCTATTGTGGCGCTACTGTTGGATAAACTGCGCAACTGCTTATTGCAGCTCCAGCTTTCAGACCGGCTCAAGAAGATTGTGAAGTTAGAAGAAATAATTGAATCAATGGTACATGTTCAGtggagaatgaaaaaaaagcatgTGACGCAAAAGATGAGCGAAAACGAGCACGAAACCGACGCGACAATCGGCCGTCCTCTGGGGTAGAGTGTTGCAATATCCTTCAGCAGATTGAGGTGGTTCGATGCATGCGCGTCCTACTATTCCGATGGCGTGAGATCGTGCTCCTTTTCGTTTTCAGTCAAAATTTGATGCAGCAAATCGCATACCGGCTCGAACACCTTCTTGCAGCCAACGTTCGTGAGGTTCAGGTAGTCAAACATGTCGTGATGGCTGATCGTACCATCGCTCTGTATAAGGCCGCCGTCGATGGCGACAATTTGCACCTTGTTGATGCCTACGCAATGCTCCCGCAGCAGCCGGTTTACCTGGTCGTTTTTATCACGCAGCGAGTTTGGCTGCTGACCGCGTGGCAACAGCGTCTGGAAGGGAGCGCAAATGCATCGTTAGTCAAGCGGCGTCACTATACAGCCCATACATGCTTAGATACCTAAGAACACTCTTTTACTATTAATCTTTTGAGACGCTGTTATAATGATAAGATTAGCTTTCAACAACAACCTACCGGCAGAATGATGTAAACATCGGACAGCGTTTGTCGAATCGTCCGCACCAGCTCTAGGATGCCCTCCACCACTTCCTCCGCCGTGTCGCCAATGTTATTTGTGCCAGCGTGCAGCACGATCGCCTTCGGTCGGACATTTTCCAACTCGCCGTTCTGCAGCCGCCAGAGGATGTTCTGCGTTCGGTCGGTGCGTATGCTAAAGTTAAGGCAGTGCATCGGTACAAAGTGCTGGTTCCAATAGTCGGTGAACTGCAGCGACTCGAGTATGCAGTCACCGATAAACATCACGTCCGGATCCTTCTCCTTGCACTCGGCAACAAATCGCTTGTGCTGGAAAGTAGTGAAGATAGAGGGTGTCAATAATGAACGCTCGGTACAGATGGTGTTGCCGGCATTTTTTGCGTCTGTGGGTTGATACGCGTACTCGGTTGACGGTCGACAAGTTGATCGTGTTCGCTAAAAGAGAACGTTGCTACTCACAATACTCAGCCATCGGTCGTCCCCATCCAGATCTTTGCAAATCGCAGGCACCGTTGTCACGCTCATCGTCGGTATCGTCACCTCCACTCGCTGTTCTGGTACGAGTCTGGCAAGCAATAGTGGAACTTCCGGTCGGCGACAATCCGAAGAAGGAGCTCCGAAACAATAGAGAAAAGGTCTGCCCAGCGGCCCAACTTTCCAAATCACGTTCAAACTTGTCTTCTTGCCTTCTCACTCTCGCGTTCGCTAGAAGCACCGTAAACTACgcacacaaataaacaaaggaaaatactgaatgcaaacaaacgtGGACACGCACGAACCAAATGGCAATAGAAGCAGGTAAGCCCGAGTAGAATGATTTCCGCCGGCGAATAACTAATGTCTACTAGATCCCGACGGTGTGCTCTAGCAGGGAAATAATCTGTGAAACCTTTAGAATTACCAAAGAGCCGATAGAAAATCAACGTTTGCCAAATCGCAGTCGGCTGTGTCTCAGATCGCAATGTACAATGTGTGTGCGAAAATTGGTCTACGAGACTGACGGCTTCCGTCACTTTATGGCATCTGACATTAGACAGCTGTCAAGAGCGTGGGGTACAATTATACCGGGTTTTTATAACGTACCAGGTCTCTACATTATAAAATAGAAACCATAGCTATAGGTTAAATGTCATTCAACCACAATTTTCCTTAAAGCGtttcataaataatatttttctgtttacaTCTCAGCATTCATTATGGCTTATACACATTTAAAACACTTATTCCAATATTAAAAAGGAACCATAAAAATAACTGATTGCCAGCACACTGGCAGCATTTTATGAACAGACAAAACTGTCAAAATATACAGCATACAGCTAACTGACAGtatattgttttgaatttctgtGCATTCGATCGGTGAATGGTAAATATGCAACCTGAAATTAGTTAATATTTCGTAAATACCTGAAACAACCAAGAAGTCTAAGGTAGGGTATTCGTAGATGATTGCTCCGAAAGATTTAAACGTTATGATTGTTTGCACAGGATAAACATATGCGTCGTATGAAGATAGTTCGATGATAGACTTTGGCGTCTGAGACACAACGCACCGAATGGAACAGGATTTTGTAAAATACAGCAGACCGAAGCGAAGCTATCAGCACTCATTATTTTCGCCAAATACTGAAACAGGTATGTTGCAAGCATGGTAAATGTAACTCGTTCAACAATCATCCTATTAACAAACGAAGCGAATGAGTAAACCAATGCTAAGTATGTTTATTAAGTTGGCAATAACAAATGTACTATGTTGAAAAAAGCCGCAAAATTTGGCAATGTTTCAATAAGCATTGAGACGTCAtcttttaaaacataataacCATTAATTGATTAAGTTTAAAACTTTATTCTTAATAAAAGTTCCATGCTTGTTTAGCTAGTACTGCCCGGACTAGCCGCATTGCTGTTATAATAATATTTCTTTAACTGCGATCTGGACAAAGTGTGTCGGGCGaaggtgttggttggttgatgcTTGAAATTTGGATCAAAATGTACCGTCGGTGCGAGTGTCGACACTTGTTTTTTAATCCACTAATATATTGTTTGGTAGGTAAAGGGTAACTTTACTGCTTGATTTTTTTACTACACTTTAGTGTTCTTGAGAACCTCTCGTACGGGGACGTACATTTAACACTTTGAACTTGAAACACGAAGAGCTGCGTTCGctaacttttgttttattttggatGTACCAGCTGCAGCTTTGTGCCGTTCCAACTCGATCTCCTACTTGCCATGTTGCAGCcgaacatgtttttttatgctttctgTTAAGTTGTGTCTTATTTTATCTGCAATCTCGGTTCGCTTCACATAATGTTCGTCCTTTAAATGGAATGACACTTGCGATTGCTCAAACACGAAGCAATGTTGGTTAACAAATTGACCAATCGACATTCAAACTGGGCTGCGCCAAGATCTGATTGCTGCTCCCGTACCATCGGTTACCGTATTATTTTGCTAATAATTGTCGCATTGTCCCATTTTTCCGTGTATGCTACCATCACCTAGGTAAACCACCAGTTTATCTGGGAATGTGATCGAATTTTTGCATAGTCGAGGTACACAAAGGGTAACGTAATCACATTGATGTGGTGTCGGTTTAAGAATGTCCATCTGCGGCCAGTGTATCTTGTTTGCATTTGTCTGTTGTGCTTTGCTTAAACGTTTGAATGCGATGCTCTTGAATGGTGTCAACTATTAGAACTTTGTGGAGGAGGATTTGATTGGACAGCATTTCGTTCCTCCTGCATTCGTCGGCTGTGACCCTTCGAAGCCTTGTGAGACGCACCCGCGCACCTTTTAAACGTGCTTTGCTACCGTTATGTCTATTGTTAgctaaagaaaatggaaacatgTGATATAAAAATGGAGGTCGAATGTTTTCAAACGCGACATAGTCTCTAACATACATTTGCATCGGGGTAAAATGTGCTCTACATCATAACTTCTAATAGATTATCTCGCACTCGTAGAGCAGTCTTCGGTTGGCCGACTTTGGGTAGGCTAACATTTCGACGGGCACCCGAGCGGTAGTATTTGGCGTTGGCGAGacgaaaaccgaaacaaaaatggTTCTGCCGAGCAGCGATGTTTGGCGAATTATGGGAGTCTTACCGTCTTTTCGCGaacgacgaaaacaaaacccggaacGGTGTGCAAATCGATGGCCTTCCTTAGCCCAGAATCTTCTTGATGTAGGCGCCGCCGTGGTTGTTGTGCACCTCCGGCTTGGTCAGCGAACGGTGCCGGTTCGGTTTGTACGGCTGGTAGTTTTCAATGTTGGAGAAACTGTTGTGCAAATCGGAGTGCTGTTCCTGTTCGTACGAGTGCTCCTGCTCGTCGTCGTTCTCATGCTCGTGCACGTTCAAGGGCGCTGGATCTGGTTCGTTGACCCCAAAACCCTGCGGTGCCACTGTTGGCCCTACGGTTACTTCATGCTCGATCGACGGAGCACCGGTTACTGACTGCATGGGggcttgtttgtttgcatgtgGCTTCTCGTTGGTCACACTTTCGACAGTAGAAGTATTTATTTCTGCAGGGCGTTGAGGTAAAGCTGCATTGGAGGTGCCCGCCGTTACGGAGGCAGCGGTTTCTGGGGCGGAAGTTGTAACAACTCCAATGTCTGCGCTGGATGAACCAGTAACGGCTGTGGACTGAACGCATCCAATGTCGACAGCGGTTGATCCTGCCGGAGTACTTGTCGATACCTCTCTCGGTGGTTCCGGTGTCGTACGCTCAGTAGGTGTATCGAGCGTCGTCGATGGTGAGCTGACCGATTCCACTGCAACGTCCTTGTGCAGCAACGCCCCGGAGCTCAAAGCTAAGGCTTGCGGTGCCAGTGGGTCTGTTGTTTTGGCCTCGGTAGCTACAATTTCAGTGACGACGGACGGGCCCGTGGTGCCACCAGACTCACTTTCATTccgagcaacagcagcagtatcAGTTGTGGTCTCCACTATATACGGCACGCTGCTGGGACGATCCCCAAGCGCTCCGGCTACCTCGCCTGACACTGGAGTCGTATGAGGTGCATCGGTTGAAGACAACCCGTAGGTTGAAGATGCATCCGAAACAGTTGTATCGACCGACGGAAGGGTGGTTGTGCTCGGTGTGGTGGGAAGCATCGTCGTGGCGGGCGGTTCCGTGTGTGGACGGGCGGAAATAAACCGCGCCTTCACCAGCAACATCGGCGGAATGAAGTGATCCCCGGTGATGACATCCTTTTTGGGCGTCGTCGGTAGAATATGACTGGAGGCGGTGGTCCGGGTGGTGTGGAGTACGGGTGGCACGCTGGTCGAAGGTAGAGCCGTCGTGGGCGCTTCCGTCGTAGTCGTCGTTGATGACTTCCACCCCTCGGTTACGTCGGCCGGCGTTGTCAGCGCTTCGGTGGTTCCGGTCGAAGCGAGATCCGCTTCCGCGCCATCAGAGTCCGTAGCGCGCCGTAATCTTGAGTCAGGTGTGCTGCCGGAAGCGTCAGGGTTTACCGTGGTGCTTGCAGTCGCCGCTGCCCCCGATGGACTCCCCTCCATGCCCTCGCTATCTACCTTCGCACCACCGACAACCAGGACCGTCGGATCAGCGTAATCTCCATCGGCGGTCGGCTTTACCGCCTGCTGGATGATGTCGATCGGTTGCGTCTCCAACTCGTCCACTATCGGCTGGTCGCCCATCATCtgctcgtcgtcctcgtcctcctcgtcggcCGCACTATCGACCGGGCCCTCTTCGGCTGGCTTTTTCGCgtagtgtttctttttctcgtaCAGCGGTGAGTATTTCTTGCCGTACACACCCGGCTTACGCGCTCCCTCCACATCAGGGGCGTCCCCAATGGCCACTGCACCGCCCACCCCTGCCTCGTCGCTGTGCAAGGCGGCCTGCTCGCTGCGCATCAGATCCTGCAGGTTGAACTTGTTGATCACGTTCTTGACCGTGTCCTCGATCTGGTTCGGATTGACCTCGATGTTGTTGGTGCTGTCCTCGTCGTTGCTGGACACCACCGTGAGGATGTCGTGCTCCAGGATCGGCTGCTGGAGATTCGGTCGGCGTGTGGAGTCGCCCTCGGCCTGCtgcgccaccgccaccaccggcaGTTGATTGTTGTTCTCGGTGGCGAGCACCGACGCCATCAGGTCCTCCTCGTCGCTGCACTGCAGCTGCTCGACGATGCTGTCCCGGTCCTGCTTGCCCTGGCACGAGATGTGCTTCGTACCGGACTCTCCGCAATCACGCGACAGCTGCACTGTGCCACTGTCCGACATGTACTGAACAGTTAGCGACGGAATCGAGGTCACGGTGCAGTCCATTGCCCAGGCCGGTACtgaaaagcaacaacaaaaggCGGTTAACTACTACCAACAACTACATTTGGCATTGCATTCGGCCTTACCGGGTAATTCACACAGGAATGCCGCCGTCTCGGGTCCTCCGCAGCGCAGTGCATGCCAGCGGAAGTCGCGCACCGGATCCACCACGGCACAGAGGGGCTGCTCCATGGCCGGTATCGCTTCCGCCCAGTAACCGCTTGCCGGGTCCAACGCCTTGGAGCTACTGAAACGGGAGAaaagcacaacaaaaacactgttttcaaacgaaaccTTTCCTAGAAGCTAACGCAGATCCATAAGTACACTCTTGACCGTTGTAGTGATAGGTTTGCTTCTCGAACAATAATATAATACTAATTAATTAATACTAATAGCAAGTATAATGATG
This region of Anopheles coustani chromosome X, idAnoCousDA_361_x.2, whole genome shotgun sequence genomic DNA includes:
- the LOC131268629 gene encoding platelet-activating factor acetylhydrolase IB subunit beta homolog, with amino-acid sequence MSVTTVPAICKDLDGDDRWLSIHKRFVAECKEKDPDVMFIGDCILESLQFTDYWNQHFVPMHCLNFSIRTDRTQNILWRLQNGELENVRPKAIVLHAGTNNIGDTAEEVVEGILELVRTIRQTLSDVYIILPTLLPRGQQPNSLRDKNDQVNRLLREHCVGINKVQIVAIDGGLIQSDGTISHHDMFDYLNLTNVGCKKVFEPVCDLLHQILTENEKEHDLTPSE
- the LOC131268899 gene encoding uncharacterized protein LOC131268899, producing the protein MVIERTSQVNISNTWTLPQEGFSVFYRYFRDKISWFEADAVCQFHHANLVTVDNGVQFDATRAFLKELDVTSAVWIGLMRPENSARFTWTSSKALDPASGYWAEAIPAMEQPLCAVVDPVRDFRWHALRCGGPETAAFLCELPVPAWAMDCTVTSIPSLTVQYMSDSGTVQLSRDCGESGTKHISCQGKQDRDSIVEQLQCSDEEDLMASVLATENNNQLPVVAVAQQAEGDSTRRPNLQQPILEHDILTVVSSNDEDSTNNIEVNPNQIEDTVKNVINKFNLQDLMRSEQAALHSDEAGVGGAVAIGDAPDVEGARKPGVYGKKYSPLYEKKKHYAKKPAEEGPVDSAADEEDEDDEQMMGDQPIVDELETQPIDIIQQAVKPTADGDYADPTVLVVGGAKVDSEGMEGSPSGAAATASTTVNPDASGSTPDSRLRRATDSDGAEADLASTGTTEALTTPADVTEGWKSSTTTTTEAPTTALPSTSVPPVLHTTRTTASSHILPTTPKKDVITGDHFIPPMLLVKARFISARPHTEPPATTMLPTTPSTTTLPSVDTTVSDASSTYGLSSTDAPHTTPVSGEVAGALGDRPSSVPYIVETTTDTAAVARNESESGGTTGPSVVTEIVATEAKTTDPLAPQALALSSGALLHKDVAVESVSSPSTTLDTPTERTTPEPPREVSTSTPAGSTAVDIGCVQSTAVTGSSSADIGVVTTSAPETAASVTAGTSNAALPQRPAEINTSTVESVTNEKPHANKQAPMQSVTGAPSIEHEVTVGPTVAPQGFGVNEPDPAPLNVHEHENDDEQEHSYEQEQHSDLHNSFSNIENYQPYKPNRHRSLTKPEVHNNHGGAYIKKILG